A genomic segment from Variovorax paradoxus B4 encodes:
- the dalD gene encoding D-arabinitol 4-dehydrogenase, with protein sequence MVLHLGLGSFHRAHQAVYLQRLIDAGDTRWSLSGANIRPDMAEVVAALQAQGGRYTLETVSPAGEYRYEQIEAIREVLSWEPSLAAVVARGAAPSTRIVSFTVTEAGYYLDTKGRLDLSFADLAADIERARRGGSWNEGVEGVTIYGAVCAILRARKAAQAGPVTLLNCDNLRHNGDRFRAGLLEFIERAGDTGLLAWVQANTACPNAMVDRITPRPPPELRARVKAATGRDDAAAITGESFIQWVIEDNFAAGRPDWGRVGVELVESVQPYEEAKIRILNATHSCIAWAGTLAGLNFIHEGTHDAAIRKMAFDYVTDDVIPCLSPSPIDLAAYRDVVLDRFGNPAIRDTNQRVAADGFSKIPGFIAPTVRERLAAGQPIDSVAMLPALFLAFLQRWHRGALPYAYQDQGMDEAVAHAICDAADPVLALCSDVGLWGAAAGDARLVDAVRAASGRAANFLNPGATT encoded by the coding sequence ATGGTGCTTCACCTTGGACTCGGCTCGTTCCATCGGGCCCACCAGGCCGTCTATTTGCAGCGGCTGATCGATGCGGGCGACACCCGCTGGTCGCTCTCGGGCGCCAACATCCGGCCCGACATGGCCGAGGTCGTCGCCGCGCTGCAGGCGCAGGGCGGGCGCTACACGCTCGAAACCGTGTCGCCGGCCGGCGAATATCGCTACGAACAGATCGAGGCCATCCGCGAAGTGCTGTCGTGGGAGCCCTCGCTGGCCGCGGTGGTTGCGCGCGGTGCGGCGCCGTCCACCCGCATCGTGTCCTTCACCGTGACCGAGGCCGGCTACTACCTCGACACCAAGGGCCGGCTGGACCTGTCGTTCGCCGATCTCGCGGCCGACATCGAGCGCGCGCGGCGCGGCGGTTCATGGAATGAGGGCGTCGAGGGCGTGACCATCTACGGCGCCGTCTGCGCGATCCTGCGCGCGCGCAAGGCCGCGCAGGCCGGCCCGGTGACGCTGCTCAACTGCGACAACCTGCGCCACAACGGCGACCGCTTCCGCGCCGGGCTGCTCGAGTTCATCGAACGCGCGGGCGATACCGGGCTGCTTGCCTGGGTGCAGGCGAACACCGCCTGCCCGAACGCGATGGTCGACCGCATCACGCCGCGCCCGCCGCCCGAGCTGCGCGCCCGCGTGAAAGCCGCGACGGGCCGCGACGATGCGGCCGCGATCACCGGCGAGAGCTTCATCCAGTGGGTGATCGAGGACAACTTCGCGGCCGGGCGGCCCGACTGGGGCCGCGTGGGCGTGGAGCTGGTCGAATCGGTGCAGCCTTATGAAGAGGCCAAGATCCGCATTCTCAATGCCACGCACAGCTGCATCGCCTGGGCGGGCACGCTGGCAGGGCTGAACTTCATCCACGAAGGCACGCACGACGCGGCCATCCGCAAGATGGCGTTCGACTACGTCACGGACGACGTGATCCCATGCCTCAGCCCGAGCCCGATCGACCTCGCGGCCTACCGCGACGTGGTGCTCGACCGCTTCGGCAACCCCGCGATCCGCGACACCAACCAGCGCGTGGCGGCCGACGGCTTCTCGAAGATCCCGGGCTTCATCGCGCCCACCGTGCGCGAGCGGCTCGCCGCGGGGCAGCCGATCGACAGCGTCGCGATGCTGCCCGCGCTGTTCCTGGCCTTCCTGCAGCGCTGGCATCGCGGCGCGCTGCCCTATGCCTACCAGGACCAGGGCATGGACGAGGCCGTGGCGCACGCGATCTGCGATGCCGCCGATCCGGTGCTCGCGCTGTGTTCGGACGTGGGCCTGTGGGGCGCCGCCGCGGGCGATGCGCGGCTGGTCGACGCCGTGCGCGCAGCGAGCGGGCGCGCGGCAAATTTCTTGAACCCTGGAGCAACGACATGA
- a CDS encoding LysR family transcriptional regulator: MTSGSGLTDASLMLHVRPRQLLLLARLDAHRHLGRAAEAMNISQPAATKLLQQLEDSLGEKLFERLARGMEPTPYGEILIRYARRVLSDFGSAREEMLALRSGLSGSLRVGSVPGAVPELLAPALVEYHRRHPQVAVSVVVETSDVMQAQLEQGDVDLVLGRLTDGHDEAKYASVPLLGESQVVVVRTTHPVFERATVTLAEMANWSWVLQPPGSPQRGRFEAAMREAGIQARLDIIETASPIAITALLENSDMAAVMPASQASHYARLGVLRTVPVELPVRVPPICLVTRQDRALSPAAAQFRRQLLGGA, from the coding sequence ATGACCTCCGGTTCCGGCCTGACCGACGCATCGCTGATGCTCCATGTGCGGCCGCGCCAGCTGCTCCTGCTGGCCCGGCTCGACGCCCACCGCCACCTGGGCCGCGCGGCGGAGGCCATGAACATCAGCCAGCCGGCCGCCACCAAGCTGCTGCAGCAGCTGGAGGATTCGCTGGGCGAAAAGCTCTTCGAACGCCTCGCGCGCGGCATGGAGCCCACGCCCTACGGCGAAATCCTGATCCGCTATGCCCGCCGCGTGCTCAGCGACTTCGGCAGCGCCCGCGAGGAAATGCTCGCGCTGCGCTCGGGCCTCAGCGGTTCGCTGCGCGTGGGCAGCGTGCCGGGCGCCGTGCCCGAACTGCTGGCACCGGCGCTGGTCGAGTACCACCGCCGCCATCCGCAGGTGGCCGTGTCGGTGGTGGTCGAGACCAGCGACGTGATGCAGGCGCAGCTGGAGCAGGGCGATGTCGACCTGGTGCTGGGCCGGCTCACCGACGGCCATGACGAGGCGAAGTACGCGAGCGTGCCGCTCCTGGGCGAATCGCAGGTGGTCGTGGTGCGCACCACGCACCCGGTGTTCGAGCGCGCCACCGTCACGCTGGCCGAGATGGCGAACTGGTCCTGGGTGCTGCAGCCGCCGGGCTCGCCGCAGCGCGGGCGCTTCGAGGCGGCGATGCGGGAGGCGGGCATCCAGGCGCGGCTCGACATCATCGAAACGGCATCGCCCATCGCCATCACCGCCTTGCTCGAGAACTCCGACATGGCGGCCGTGATGCCGGCTTCGCAGGCCAGTCACTACGCCCGGCTGGGCGTGCTGCGCACGGTGCCGGTGGAGCTGCCGGTGCGCGTGCCGCCGATCTGCCTCGTCACCCGGCAGGACCGCGCGCTCTCACCGGCCGCGGCGCAGTTCCGGCGCCAGCTGCTGGGCGGCGCCTGA
- a CDS encoding carbohydrate ABC transporter permease yields MQPSNFLPQLLRTAGAWAVALLLFFPLGWLFLTAFKTELQAIHVPPLFIFEPTLGNFSEVQRRSDYLLYARNSLITSLGSTIIGLLIAAPAAYSMAFFRTKKTRDILMWMLSTKMMPAVGALVPIYVLAQTAGLLDSLTALTVVFTLSNLPIMVWMLYSAYKDIPNEILEAARMDGASLWTEFRHVVLPLSVGGLASTGLLCLVLSWNEAFWALNLSSAKAGTLATLIASYSSPEGLFWAKLSAASLMAIAPIVVFGWFSQKQLVQGLTFGAVK; encoded by the coding sequence ATGCAACCCAGCAATTTCCTTCCGCAACTGTTGCGCACCGCCGGTGCGTGGGCCGTGGCGCTGCTGCTGTTCTTTCCGCTCGGCTGGCTGTTCCTCACGGCCTTCAAGACGGAGCTGCAGGCGATCCATGTGCCGCCGCTCTTCATCTTCGAGCCCACGCTCGGCAACTTCAGCGAAGTGCAGCGCCGCAGCGACTACCTGCTGTATGCGCGCAACTCGCTCATCACCAGCCTGGGCTCGACCATCATCGGCCTGTTGATCGCGGCGCCCGCCGCGTACTCGATGGCCTTCTTCCGCACGAAGAAGACGCGCGACATCCTCATGTGGATGCTTTCCACCAAGATGATGCCGGCCGTCGGCGCGCTGGTGCCGATCTACGTGCTCGCGCAGACCGCGGGCCTGCTGGACTCGCTGACCGCGCTCACGGTCGTGTTCACGCTGTCGAACCTGCCGATCATGGTGTGGATGCTCTACAGCGCCTACAAGGACATTCCGAACGAGATCCTCGAGGCCGCGCGCATGGACGGCGCCAGCCTGTGGACCGAGTTCCGCCACGTCGTGCTGCCGCTGTCGGTGGGCGGCCTCGCATCGACCGGCCTGCTGTGCCTGGTGCTGAGCTGGAACGAGGCCTTCTGGGCGCTCAACCTCAGCTCGGCCAAGGCCGGCACGCTGGCCACGCTGATCGCCTCGTACTCCAGCCCCGAGGGCCTGTTCTGGGCCAAGCTGTCGGCCGCCTCGCTGATGGCCATTGCGCCCATCGTCGTGTTCGGCTGGTTCAGCCAGAAGCAGCTCGTCCAGGGCCTGACCTTCGGCGCCGTCAAGTAA
- a CDS encoding ABC transporter substrate-binding protein has product MKRFLKAGLVLALAGTGLVSQAATELVIATVNNGHMIEMQKLTPFFEKANPDIKLKWVTLEEGTLRQRVTTDIATKGGQFDVMTIGLYEAPIWSKKGWLQPIATDAAYDADDLLPAIRAGLSYEGKLYAAPFYGESSMLMYRKDLADKVGFQMPEQPTWAQVKELAGKIHDPKAGVYGMCLRGKPGWGDNMAFLTTLVNTNGGQWFDMQWKPQIDTKPWKDAINFYVDMMKAYGPPGASANSFNENLALFNEGKCGMWVDATIAASFISDPKQSKVADKVAFAQAPVAVTPKGANWLWTWNLAIPASSTKGAAAQTFVKWATSKEYVNLVAKEHGWATVPTGTRKSTYANPEFQKVAKFAAAEKKAIDTANLSDATLPKSPYVGVQYAAIPEFQAIGVAVGQQMSAALSGKVTVDQALKTSQTAAEREMKKAGYYK; this is encoded by the coding sequence ATGAAGCGTTTTCTGAAAGCGGGCCTCGTTCTCGCACTCGCCGGCACGGGGCTCGTGTCCCAGGCCGCCACCGAACTCGTGATCGCGACCGTCAACAACGGCCACATGATCGAGATGCAGAAGCTCACCCCCTTCTTCGAAAAGGCCAACCCCGACATCAAGCTCAAGTGGGTCACGCTGGAAGAAGGCACGCTGCGCCAGCGCGTGACCACCGACATCGCCACCAAGGGCGGCCAGTTCGACGTGATGACCATCGGCCTGTACGAGGCGCCGATCTGGTCGAAGAAGGGCTGGCTCCAGCCGATTGCCACCGACGCCGCCTATGACGCCGACGACCTGCTGCCCGCCATCCGCGCCGGCCTCTCGTACGAAGGCAAGCTCTACGCCGCGCCGTTCTACGGCGAGAGTTCGATGCTCATGTACCGCAAGGACCTGGCCGACAAGGTCGGCTTCCAGATGCCCGAGCAGCCCACCTGGGCGCAGGTGAAGGAACTGGCCGGCAAGATTCACGACCCGAAGGCCGGCGTGTACGGCATGTGCCTGCGCGGCAAGCCCGGCTGGGGCGACAACATGGCCTTCCTGACCACGCTGGTCAACACCAACGGCGGCCAGTGGTTCGACATGCAGTGGAAGCCGCAGATCGACACTAAGCCGTGGAAGGACGCGATCAACTTCTACGTCGACATGATGAAGGCCTACGGCCCGCCCGGCGCCTCGGCCAACAGCTTCAACGAGAACCTCGCGCTCTTCAACGAGGGCAAGTGCGGCATGTGGGTGGACGCGACCATCGCGGCCTCGTTCATCAGCGATCCGAAACAGTCGAAGGTGGCCGACAAGGTCGCGTTTGCACAGGCACCCGTGGCCGTCACGCCCAAGGGCGCCAACTGGCTGTGGACCTGGAACCTGGCCATCCCCGCCAGTTCGACCAAGGGCGCGGCCGCGCAGACCTTCGTGAAGTGGGCCACTTCCAAGGAGTACGTGAACCTGGTCGCCAAGGAGCATGGCTGGGCCACGGTGCCTACCGGCACGCGCAAGTCGACCTATGCGAACCCCGAGTTCCAGAAGGTCGCCAAGTTCGCCGCGGCCGAGAAGAAGGCCATCGACACCGCCAACCTCAGCGACGCCACGCTGCCCAAGTCGCCGTACGTCGGCGTGCAGTACGCGGCCATCCCCGAGTTCCAGGCCATCGGCGTGGCAGTGGGCCAGCAGATGAGCGCCGCGCTGTCGGGCAAGGTCACGGTCGATCAGGCGCTGAAGACCTCGCAGACGGCGGCCGAGCGCGAGATGAAGAAGGCCGGGTACTACAAGTAA
- the pgi gene encoding glucose-6-phosphate isomerase, producing the protein MAMTLRCDRAPAWAQLQAAFETAGRQFDVRHAFVDDAGRFERFSQEAPYVFVDLSKNLIDARTQELLLALARECGLEAHRDAMFAGERINNTEDRAVLHTLLRAPADAAVGKTAGELREVHATLDAMLAYAEKVRADHTITDVVNIGIGGSDLGPQMAVLALAEFAAPGKRFHFVSNVDGHELAGVLRDLAPEHTLFLIASKTFTTAETMTNALSARRWYEQSGGTDIAGHFAALTTNVEAARQFGIDTTFGFWDWVGGRYSLWSAIGLPIALAIGADGFRRLLAGAHAMDEHFRTAPLEKNLPVRLGLLDVWYRNFHKFTSRGIAPYHSALKRLPAYLQQLEMESNGKQVDASGAPLPAVLGTSPVLWGEPGTNGQHAYFQMLHQGTDVIPLEFVAVRDAAHDLEGHHPKLLANALAQAQALMVGKLDAGGHKNFPGNRPSTFFVFEKLTPESLGAFLALYEHRVFTSGALWGINSFDQWGVELGKVLAKDIEPRLASGDVMGLDASTAGLLKRLGIRG; encoded by the coding sequence GCTTCAGCCAGGAGGCGCCGTACGTGTTCGTCGACCTGTCGAAGAACCTGATCGATGCGCGCACGCAAGAGCTGCTGCTCGCGCTGGCCCGCGAATGCGGCCTCGAGGCGCACCGCGACGCGATGTTCGCGGGTGAGCGCATCAACAACACCGAAGACCGCGCCGTGCTGCACACGCTGCTGCGCGCCCCCGCGGATGCGGCGGTGGGCAAGACGGCGGGCGAGCTGCGCGAAGTGCACGCCACGCTCGACGCGATGCTGGCCTATGCCGAGAAGGTGCGCGCCGACCACACGATCACCGACGTGGTCAACATCGGCATCGGCGGCTCCGACCTCGGGCCGCAGATGGCGGTATTGGCACTGGCCGAGTTCGCCGCACCGGGCAAGCGCTTCCACTTCGTCTCCAACGTCGACGGCCACGAGCTGGCGGGCGTGCTGCGTGACCTCGCGCCGGAGCACACGCTGTTTCTCATTGCCTCCAAGACCTTCACCACGGCCGAGACGATGACCAACGCGCTCTCGGCCAGGCGCTGGTACGAGCAGTCGGGCGGCACCGACATTGCCGGCCACTTCGCCGCGCTCACCACCAACGTCGAGGCCGCCAGGCAATTCGGCATCGACACCACCTTCGGTTTCTGGGACTGGGTGGGCGGGCGCTATTCGCTGTGGTCGGCCATCGGATTGCCGATTGCGCTGGCCATCGGCGCCGACGGCTTCCGCCGGCTGCTGGCGGGCGCGCACGCGATGGACGAGCACTTCCGCACCGCGCCGCTCGAGAAGAACCTGCCGGTGCGGCTGGGCCTGCTCGACGTCTGGTACCGCAACTTCCACAAGTTCACGAGCCGCGGCATCGCGCCGTACCACAGCGCCTTGAAGCGCCTGCCGGCGTACCTGCAGCAGCTCGAGATGGAGAGCAACGGCAAACAGGTCGATGCGAGCGGCGCGCCGCTGCCCGCCGTCCTGGGCACTTCGCCCGTGCTCTGGGGCGAGCCCGGCACCAATGGCCAGCATGCCTACTTCCAGATGCTGCACCAGGGCACCGACGTGATCCCGCTCGAATTCGTGGCGGTGCGCGATGCGGCGCACGATCTCGAAGGCCATCACCCCAAGCTGCTGGCCAACGCGCTCGCGCAGGCGCAGGCGCTGATGGTCGGCAAGCTCGATGCCGGCGGCCACAAGAACTTCCCGGGCAACCGGCCGAGCACCTTCTTCGTGTTCGAGAAGCTCACGCCCGAGTCGCTGGGTGCGTTCCTTGCGCTGTACGAGCACCGCGTGTTCACCAGCGGCGCGCTGTGGGGCATCAACAGCTTCGACCAGTGGGGCGTGGAGCTCGGCAAGGTGCTCGCGAAGGACATCGAGCCGCGCCTTGCCTCGGGCGACGTCATGGGGCTCGACGCCTCGACGGCTGGCCTGTTGAAACGCCTGGGCATCCGGGGTTGA
- a CDS encoding 4-hydroxythreonine-4-phosphate dehydrogenase PdxA — protein sequence MSTPSKTPSVISAKPRIAVLLGDPGGIGPEMAVKLLARQRNLDAARVLLIADPVVLAAGERVAGMKLDPLRVHGFDDLRFEDGRPTLLLHDWMEGREPVLGESNEASGRASFEALELATAAVRRGQAEGILFAPLNKHSLRLGGLVHEDELRYMQERFAVTGFVCEFNLTGSLWTSRVTSHIPLKDVASHITVEGVSDAVKIIASALRRAGVAQPRIAVAGLNPHAGDGGSIGMEEIEIIAPAIERLRAEGFDARGPFSPDTVFIGARRGDVDAVVSMYHDQGQIAMKLMGFEQGVTLHGGLPVPVATSASGSAFDIAGKGVAQIEGLQQAFDLCVRMAGGAPVRAPTSAEVAA from the coding sequence ATGTCCACCCCATCGAAGACCCCGAGCGTGATCTCCGCCAAGCCCCGCATCGCCGTGCTGCTCGGCGACCCCGGCGGCATCGGCCCCGAGATGGCTGTGAAGCTGCTCGCGCGCCAGCGCAACCTGGACGCCGCGCGCGTGCTGCTGATCGCCGACCCCGTGGTGCTGGCCGCGGGCGAGCGCGTGGCGGGCATGAAGCTGGACCCGCTGCGGGTCCACGGATTCGATGACCTGCGCTTCGAGGACGGCCGCCCCACCCTGCTCCTGCACGACTGGATGGAGGGCCGGGAGCCGGTGCTCGGCGAGTCGAACGAGGCCTCGGGCCGCGCTTCCTTCGAGGCGCTGGAACTCGCCACCGCGGCCGTGCGGCGCGGACAGGCCGAGGGCATTCTCTTCGCGCCGCTCAACAAGCATTCGCTGCGCCTGGGCGGCCTGGTGCACGAGGACGAGCTGCGCTACATGCAGGAGCGCTTCGCCGTCACGGGCTTCGTCTGCGAGTTCAACCTCACGGGATCGCTGTGGACCTCGCGCGTGACCTCGCACATTCCGTTGAAGGACGTGGCGAGCCACATCACGGTGGAGGGTGTGAGCGATGCGGTGAAGATCATTGCATCGGCCCTGCGCCGTGCGGGCGTGGCACAGCCGCGCATTGCGGTGGCGGGGCTCAACCCGCATGCGGGCGACGGCGGCTCCATCGGCATGGAAGAAATCGAGATCATCGCGCCGGCCATCGAGCGGCTGCGCGCCGAGGGCTTCGATGCGCGCGGTCCGTTCTCGCCGGACACGGTGTTCATCGGCGCGCGCCGCGGCGACGTGGACGCCGTGGTGTCGATGTACCACGACCAGGGCCAGATCGCGATGAAGCTCATGGGCTTCGAGCAGGGCGTGACGCTGCATGGCGGCCTGCCCGTGCCGGTGGCCACCTCGGCCAGCGGCAGCGCCTTCGACATCGCGGGCAAGGGCGTCGCGCAGATCGAAGGGCTGCAGCAGGCCTTCGACCTGTGCGTGCGCATGGCCGGCGGTGCGCCGGTGCGCGCGCCCACCAGCGCGGAAGTTGCCGCCTGA
- a CDS encoding ABC transporter ATP-binding protein encodes MAYLQLKDIKKSFGDVDIIKGVDLEIQKGEFIVFVGPSGCGKSTLLRLIAGLEPITSGKLLLDGKDITWAPSGKRDLAMVFQSYALYPHMSVYDNMSFALKLAGVPKAEIRTKVEYAAKTLNLTQYLDRTPKDLSGGQRQRVAIGRAIVRAPKVFLFDEPLSNLDAALRGNTRVEIHKLHRALGATTIYVTHDQVEAMTLADRVVVLRDGLIEQVGTPLELYDHPANQFVAQFIGMPSMNMVAASAIPSFSAATGGRLPSDGFLGVRPEGLRVHPKQAAAAGVPGRVELIEALGADTLIHVDVGGVPLIARQNERTPLHAGDDVAVELDPSVLHLFNREGRSVSA; translated from the coding sequence ATGGCCTACCTGCAACTCAAAGACATCAAGAAGAGCTTCGGCGACGTCGACATCATCAAGGGTGTGGACCTCGAGATCCAGAAGGGCGAGTTCATCGTCTTCGTCGGCCCTTCGGGCTGCGGCAAGTCGACGCTGCTGCGCCTCATTGCCGGGCTCGAGCCCATCACCAGCGGCAAGCTGCTGCTCGACGGCAAGGACATCACCTGGGCGCCTTCGGGCAAGCGCGATCTGGCCATGGTGTTCCAGAGCTATGCGCTCTATCCGCACATGAGCGTGTACGACAACATGTCCTTTGCGCTCAAGCTCGCGGGCGTTCCGAAGGCCGAGATCAGGACCAAGGTCGAGTACGCGGCCAAGACGCTCAACCTCACGCAGTACCTCGACCGCACGCCCAAGGACCTGTCGGGCGGCCAGCGCCAGCGCGTGGCCATCGGGCGCGCCATCGTGCGCGCCCCCAAGGTGTTCCTGTTCGACGAACCGCTGTCCAACCTCGATGCGGCGCTGCGCGGCAACACGCGCGTCGAGATCCACAAGCTGCACCGCGCGCTCGGCGCCACCACCATCTACGTGACGCACGACCAGGTCGAGGCCATGACGCTGGCCGACCGCGTGGTGGTGCTCAGGGACGGGCTCATCGAGCAGGTCGGCACGCCGCTCGAACTCTACGACCACCCGGCCAACCAGTTCGTCGCGCAGTTCATCGGCATGCCGTCGATGAACATGGTGGCGGCAAGCGCCATTCCGAGTTTTTCCGCCGCCACCGGCGGGCGCCTTCCGAGCGACGGCTTCCTGGGCGTGCGGCCCGAAGGCCTGCGCGTGCATCCGAAGCAGGCCGCCGCCGCGGGCGTGCCGGGCCGTGTCGAACTGATCGAGGCGCTGGGCGCCGACACGCTGATCCACGTCGACGTGGGCGGCGTGCCGCTGATCGCGCGCCAGAACGAGCGCACGCCGCTGCATGCGGGCGACGACGTGGCGGTCGAGCTCGATCCGTCGGTGCTTCATCTGTTCAACCGCGAAGGCCGTTCGGTCTCCGCTTGA
- a CDS encoding Bug family tripartite tricarboxylate transporter substrate binding protein, with amino-acid sequence MKLSFLARAASMAALALMAGTAGAQPAYPDKPLRIMVGASPGGGTDILARVLADKFAPVLKQPVTVENRPGASNTIAGELTARAAADGTTLLLATNTAQAVAPHILKLKYDPLKDLQPIGLVAVMPNVLVVSASSPYKSVKDLVAAMGAKPGGFKYASSGIGSTQHVGGEAFNLATGMKSIHVPYKGSSQAHIDIIGGEVDMMFDSTSSAMGQIKAGKFRALAVSAPQRSPELPDVPTLAEQGIKGADVSTWYGLYVTAGTPRPAVERLNAELVRTLKLADVQTRIKALGGEPGTLTGEAFAAMNRQEFDHYGQLVRDANIKAE; translated from the coding sequence ATGAAGCTTTCTTTTCTTGCCCGCGCGGCGAGCATGGCCGCGCTGGCGCTGATGGCCGGCACCGCCGGTGCACAGCCGGCCTATCCCGACAAGCCGCTGCGCATCATGGTCGGCGCCTCGCCCGGCGGCGGCACCGACATCCTGGCGCGGGTGCTGGCCGACAAGTTCGCGCCGGTCCTCAAGCAGCCCGTGACGGTGGAGAACCGGCCCGGCGCCTCCAACACCATTGCCGGCGAACTCACGGCGCGCGCCGCGGCCGACGGCACCACGCTGCTGCTGGCCACCAACACCGCGCAGGCGGTGGCGCCCCACATCCTCAAGCTCAAGTACGACCCGCTGAAAGACCTGCAACCGATCGGCCTGGTGGCCGTGATGCCCAACGTGCTGGTGGTCTCGGCCAGCTCGCCCTACAAGTCGGTGAAGGACCTGGTGGCGGCCATGGGCGCCAAGCCGGGCGGCTTCAAGTACGCATCGTCGGGCATCGGCAGCACGCAGCACGTGGGCGGCGAAGCCTTCAACCTGGCCACCGGCATGAAGTCGATCCACGTGCCCTACAAGGGCAGCTCGCAGGCCCACATCGACATCATCGGCGGCGAGGTCGACATGATGTTCGACAGCACCTCCTCCGCCATGGGCCAGATCAAGGCCGGCAAGTTCCGCGCGCTGGCGGTGAGCGCGCCGCAGCGCTCGCCCGAGCTGCCCGACGTACCCACGCTGGCCGAGCAGGGCATCAAGGGCGCCGATGTGTCCACCTGGTACGGCCTCTATGTGACGGCCGGCACGCCGCGGCCCGCGGTCGAGCGGCTGAACGCCGAGCTCGTGCGCACGCTGAAGCTGGCCGACGTGCAAACGCGCATCAAAGCCCTGGGCGGCGAGCCCGGCACGCTGACCGGCGAAGCCTTCGCGGCGATGAACAGGCAGGAGTTCGACCACTACGGCCAGCTCGTGCGCGACGCCAACATCAAGGCCGAATGA
- a CDS encoding carbohydrate ABC transporter permease: MKRLLPRALMAPAVLTLLLWMIVPLAMTLYFSFVNYNLMQPGERTFAGIENFHYFVTDPDFWPATWNTLMLIGSVIVITVVFGVLLALLVNEPFPGRGIVRVLLISPFFVMPAVNALLWKHMMMNPIYGILADVWRFFGATPVDWLTDVPLFSVIVMVAWQWLPFACLIFITSLQSLDREQMEAARMDGASTFQRFFYLTIPHLGRPMAVVIMIEMIFLLSVFAEIAITTNGGPGNESTNMTYLIFKQSLMNFDVGVASAGALFAVVLANIVAVFLIRIIGKNLD; encoded by the coding sequence ATGAAACGACTCCTGCCCCGGGCCCTGATGGCGCCCGCCGTGCTCACGCTCCTGCTGTGGATGATCGTGCCGCTCGCGATGACGTTGTACTTCTCGTTCGTGAACTACAACCTCATGCAGCCCGGCGAACGCACCTTCGCGGGCATCGAGAACTTTCACTACTTCGTCACCGATCCGGACTTCTGGCCCGCCACCTGGAACACGCTGATGCTGATCGGCAGCGTGATCGTCATCACGGTGGTGTTCGGCGTGCTGCTCGCGCTGCTGGTGAACGAACCCTTTCCGGGCCGCGGCATCGTGCGGGTGCTCCTGATCTCGCCCTTCTTCGTCATGCCCGCGGTCAACGCGCTGCTGTGGAAGCACATGATGATGAACCCCATCTACGGCATCCTGGCCGACGTGTGGCGCTTCTTCGGCGCCACACCGGTCGACTGGCTCACCGACGTGCCGCTGTTCTCGGTGATCGTCATGGTGGCCTGGCAGTGGCTGCCGTTCGCCTGCCTGATCTTCATCACCTCGCTGCAGTCGCTCGACCGCGAGCAGATGGAAGCCGCGCGCATGGACGGCGCGAGCACGTTCCAGCGCTTCTTCTACCTGACCATCCCGCACCTCGGCCGGCCGATGGCGGTGGTGATCATGATCGAGATGATCTTTCTGCTCAGCGTGTTCGCCGAGATCGCCATCACCACCAACGGCGGCCCGGGCAACGAGAGCACCAACATGACCTACCTGATCTTCAAGCAGTCGCTGATGAACTTCGACGTGGGCGTGGCCTCGGCCGGTGCGCTGTTCGCGGTGGTGCTGGCCAACATCGTGGCCGTGTTCCTGATCCGCATCATCGGCAAGAACCTGGACTGA
- a CDS encoding DUF805 domain-containing protein: MDFQTAVKTCFSKYADFKGRASRSEYWWFVLAEVIVLIVASLIHEYVYFIAALGFLLPVLAVGARRLHDIGKSGWLQLLMLIPIVNLVLIYFYVQPSQPEANPHGAPAA; this comes from the coding sequence ATGGACTTTCAAACAGCGGTCAAGACCTGTTTCAGCAAATACGCCGATTTCAAGGGGCGCGCATCGCGTTCGGAGTACTGGTGGTTCGTGCTGGCCGAGGTCATCGTTCTCATCGTGGCGAGCCTGATCCACGAATATGTGTACTTCATCGCGGCGCTGGGCTTCCTGCTGCCCGTGCTGGCCGTGGGCGCGCGCCGCCTGCACGACATCGGCAAGAGCGGCTGGCTCCAGCTGTTGATGCTCATTCCGATCGTCAATCTCGTGCTGATCTATTTCTACGTGCAGCCGTCGCAGCCCGAGGCCAACCCGCACGGGGCGCCCGCCGCCTGA